The genome window GTCTGACGGGTGACCAGCTCGGTCCAGCCGCCGACGTGCGCCCACCGGCGGGAGTAGTACTCCAGCTGGGCGAACGCGGCCAGCGCCCGGGCGCGCCGGGTCTCCGGGGCGAACCGGTCGGCACGGGTCAGACCGTCGGTGATCTCGGCGATCGCGCTCTCGTGCCAACGGTCGACGAGCTCCTGGATGGAGGGCTCGACATCCGCAGCCTGGTTCGCGGCCACGACGTACGGCATCATTTGCGGCCACTGGTCGAAACGACGGGCGAAGAATGCCTCGATCTTGCCTCGTTCACCAGAGGCGACGACATCGGTCAGCGTCGGGCGGTCGGTCGACACGACCAGCTCGTTGACCTCCCCGACGAGCGCAGCCACGAGCTCGGACTTCGAGGAGAAGTGGAGGTAGAACGTGGCACGGTTCGCACCGGCTCGCACCGCGATGTCGTCGACCGTCGTGCCGACGTAGCCCTTCTCCCCGAAGACCTCCAGCGCGGAGCGCATGAGCAGGTCGCGGGTCATCTGCTTCTGCGCGCTTCGGAGGGTCACGTCGCAAGGATAGGCCAGACACATTCGGTCAACATGATGTCGTTTCAGTTGACAGTGAGCCCGGTCACATGCGACGGTCGAGGCATGGGAACCCTCGTCTACGCCGGGACCACGTCCCACGTGAGCGGCATCCTCCGCGACCCGAGCACCGACACGGCACAGGGAGCCGCGCTGGCCGCCGGCTGGGACGCGATGGCGGCCGACCTCGCGGCCGCGGACCCGGACGTCGTGATCCTCATCGCGCCCGATCACCAGGAGGCGTTCGGGCTGGAGAACCTCCCCATCTTCGCCCTCGGGTCGGCCGAGATCCACCGCGCGATCCGGGAGCACGGCATCCCGGTCGAGGACGTCGCCGGCGACCCGAAGGCGGCGCAGGTGCTGCACTCCTCGCTCGTCGCGCAGGAGTTCGATGTCGCGATCGCCCACGAGATGCGTCTCGACCACGGCTTCCTCGTGCCCGTCAAGCGACTCGGGCTCCAGCAGCGCCACGTCGTCCCGATCTATGTCAGCTGCAACGAACCGCCGCTTCCCACCCTCCGCCGGTGTCGTTCCCTGGGCGTCGCACTGCGCCGGGCGATCGCCGAGCTCCCCGAGGCCACCACGGTCGCCGTGCTCGGTCTCGGCGCACTCTCGCACTGGGTGGCGATCCCCCGGATGGGCGAGATCAACGAGGAGTGGGACCGCCGGGTCCTCGAGGCGATGGAGCGCGGCGACCTCGACGCGATCGCGTCGATGACGGACGAGGAGATCCTCTCCGAGGCCGGCAACGGGGCTCTCGAGATCCGCACCTGGTTGGTGGCCGCCGCCTGTGCCGGTGGCGGAGGTCGCACGCTGGCCTACGCCCCGATGTTCAACTGGGTCACGGGCATCGGCATCGTCGAGCTCGAGGTGGCAGCGGGGGTGTCACCGTGAGCCTCGTCGCTCTGGGCCACCTCGCCCACGACCTCGACCGGCAGCCCGACGCTCCGCAGCAGCTCGCGACCGACCCGGTCGGGTTCCTCGCGGGCTACGACCTGACCGAGACCGAGCGGTCCGCGGTTCTCGACCTCGACGCCCAGCGTCTCGTCGACCTCGGCCTCAACCCGATGCTCATGTGGAACATCCTCGGCGCCGCCGGAGTCGGGCCCCGCGACCTCTACTCACACACCAGGAGACTGACATGACCATCTGGACCGACACCCTCGGCGCCGAGGTGCGCTTCCACCAGGCCGGCCCGTGGCGGACCCGCGCCCTCGAGGCGGGCTCGGGCGACCACCACGTCATCCTCCTCTCGGGCATCACCGGTCACGTCGAGGGCTGGAGCCGCAACGTCATCCCGCTCGCCGAGCAGGGGCTGCACGTCCACGCGATCGACGCGCTCGGCCATGGCTTCACCGACAAGCCGACCGACATCGACTACATCGCGCCCAACTTCGCCAAGCACGTGATCGCCTTCATGGACGCCGCAGGCATCGAGCGTGCCGACTTCGTCGGTCAGTCGCTCGGCGGCTGGATCATGCTGTACGTCGCCAAGGAGTATCCCGACCGCGTCGGCAGGATGGTCCACGTCACCGGCGCAGGCATCCTCCTCGACGACGAGGCGCGCGCACAGGAGGCCGCCAAGGTCGGCGACGCGGTGGCGACGGTCACCACCAAGGCCCTCGAGGCGCCGAGCCGCGAGACCGTCCGCAAGCGGTTGGAGTGGCTGATGTACCGGCCCGAGACCGTCACCGACGAGCTGGTCGAGACCCGCTATCAGATCTACTGCCTGCCGGACTCGCAGGCGGCGATGCCGAAGCTCGTCGCCCAGGCACCCGGCGAGGCCAACCGGCCCTACATGCTCACCGAGGCCGACCTCGCCGCCCTGCCACACGAGACCCTCATCCTGTGGTCCGACCACAACCCGACCACGCCACCCGAGGTCGGCGAGCGCGCGAGCGAGATCATGCCGAACGCGACCTTCGACATGATCCACGACGCCGGCCACTGGCCCATGTTCGAGCAGCCCGAGGCCTTCAACAAGACCGTCGGCGCCTTCCTCGCGGGCGGTGCGGCGTGAGCGTTCCGATCACGCTCGCCTGCGAGCGCTACGACCGCACCGAGGCCCTTCGCGACGGCCGGATCCGAGTGGCCGGTGTCGACCTCACCTACCTGCCACAGCAGGTGGAGGAGACCTTCTTCCGGATGGCCCGTTTCCAGGAGTTCGACGCGGCCGAGATGTCGCTGTCGTCGTACGTGCTCGGGCTGACCCGCGAGAACCCGCCGTTCGTGGCGATCCCGGTCTTCCCGTCGCGCTTCTTCCGGCACAGCGGGATCTACGTCCGCAGCGACTCGGCCTTCACCGAGCCCCGCGAGCTGGCCGGCGGCGCGGTCGGCATCGCCGAGTGGCAGCTGACCGCCAACGTCTGGATCCGCGGCATCCTCGCCGACCAGTACGGCCTGCCCGTCGACGCGGTCTCCTACCGCACCGGTGGCCTGCTCGAGGCCGGACGGCCGGAGAAGCTCAAGGTCGAACTGCCGGAGAACATCAAGGTCTCGCCCATCGGCGCCGACCAGACCCTCTCGCAGATGCTCGCCGACGGCGAGATCGATGCGATCTACTCGCCGCGTGCGCCGCACGGGTTCGGCGGCGAGGGCGCTCCGATCCGGCGACTCTTCGCCGACTCACGGGCTGCCGAGCGCGACTACTTCGCCCGCACGGGGATCTTCCCGACCATGCACGTCGTCGTACTGCGCCGCGAGGTGTACGAGAAGAACCGCTGGCTGGCCCGGTCGCTCTTCGAGGCCTTCACGGAGGCGAAGCGCCTCGCGGAGGAGAACTTTGAGGAGACCGCTGCGCTGCGCGTCATGCTGCCCTGGTTCCTCGACGAGGCCGCCGCCACGCGGGAGTTGATGGGCGACGACTTCTGGGCGTACGGCCTGGAGTCCAACCGGCACGTCCTCGACACGTTCCTCGGCTACGCCCTCGACCAGGGCATCGCCGCCCGACCGATCACCGCCGAGGAGCTCTTCGCACCCGAGACGCTGGAGGCGACGCTCGTCTGAGCTGTCGCCGCGGCTCAGACCCCCGCGGGGGCCAGGACGATGTCGAAGCGGACCCGCGACCAGGTGCCGTCGAGTGCCCGGCCGTCGGGGGTCGGGGTGCCGGCCGGCTGCTGGGGGAACTCCTTGATCAGGGAGTCCTTGACCCCGAAGACGGTGTCCTTCCGCCCGATGGGGTCGCCCGTGGGAAAGATGTGCGTCACGAGTGTCCGCATTCCCTCGTGCGACACCATGAAGTGCAGATGGCTGGCGCGCAGCGGCGAGCGCCCGACCGCGTCGAGCATCTTGCCGACGGGCCCGTCGTCGGGGATGGGGTACGGAGTCGGCGTGAGACCCCAGAACCGGTAGCCGCCCTCGGCGTCGGAGAACAGGTGAGCACGGGCGGCACGCTTGCCAGCGTCGTACTGCACGTCGTAGAGGCCGTCCTCGTCGGCCTCCCAGACCTCGATCCGCGCACCTGACAGGGGATTGCCGTCGGTGTCCGTGACCGTGCCCTCGACCCAGCAGGGCTCGCCGGGCGCGCCGAACGCCATGTCGTCGCCGAGCTCGATCTCGGGGGCGTCCTCGACGAAGAAGGGCCCGAAGACCGTCGCCTCCGTCGCGCCCCTGTAGGCCACGTTGTTGACATTGATCGTCTGCATGCTGGCCCCGAGGGTGTCCGAGAGCAGGATGAACTCCTGCCGGACGTCGTCGGTGATGTGACCGGCCTTCGTGAGGAACTCGATCGCTGTGCCCCACTCTTCCTCGGTGAGGCGCACCTCGCGGATGAAGGAGTGCAGGTGCCTGACGAGCGAGACCATGAGCTCCTTGAGCCGCGGGTCCTCACACGCGTCGAAGGACGCGATGACCGTGTCGACCAGGGCCTGCTCCACGACCTCCTGCTCCGGCGTCACGTCGCGATAGATCGGCCCGTGCGCACCGGCCGACGTCGATCCCGGTTCGAGTTCCTCCGCCTCATGCGGCGCGACGTCGAGGTGGGTCTCGGGGTGCGTGTGCTCGGTGGTCATGGCAGGTCTCCGTTCCACGCCGCCTCCAGCAGGGCGGTCAGGTTCTCATCGGTGATCGGGGTCGGGTTGTTCGCGGGGATCGCGGCCTTGATCGCGTCGAGGGCCTTCGCGATCCCGTCGCGCGGCATCTCGTAGTCCTTGAGCGCCCGCGGCACCTCGACGTGGACACCGAGCGTCTCGCGCAGGCTGCGCAGGCCCTCGGTCGCCGTCGCGCTGCCGAACGCGGCGGCGATCCTCCGCTCAGCCTCGGGGGCGTTCGGGGCGTTGAAGGCCAGCACGTGCGGCAGCACGGCGGCATGGGTCTGGGCGTGCGGGAGGTTGAACATCCCACCGAGCACGTGACAGATCTTGTGGTGCATCGCCGAGCCGGCCGACGCGAACGCGACGGCCGAGAGGTAGGCGCCGTAGAGCGTCTGCTCGATCCCCTCGATGCTCGCCGCGTCGTCGGCGACGAGAGGGAGGCCGGCCGCGAGCCCGCGGATCCCCTCCTGCGCGAGCGCCTGGTCGATCGGGTCGACCCGCGGCCCCCACATCGCATCGACGCTGTGGGCCAGGGCGTTGAGCCCGGACGCGACGGTCATCTCCCCGGGCAGCGACGTCAGGAGGGTGGCGTCGTAGACGATGCTCGCCGGCAGGACGCGAGGGTCGACGCCTGTCGTCTTGGTCTCGCCCTCGGTCAGGCCCCACACGTTGGTGGCCTCACTGCCGGCGTACGTCGTCGGTACGGCGACCAACGGCAGGCCGGCCAGCGGCGAGCCGTCCATGACCACCGCCTTGCCGAGGCCCGTTGTCGATCCCCCGCCGACCGACACGACGACCTCGGCAGCGGCAGCGGCCGCAGCGGCGCGAGCCCGCTCGGCGACCTCGACGGGCACGTGCATGACCACTTCGTCATGGCGCGTCACCGCCACCCCGGCGGCGTTGAGCGCCGCGTGGACCGGCTCGGCCAGCTCCGCCTCCCGCTCCGACGCGATCAGGAACGCCGTGCCGGCGCCGAGCGCCCGGACCTCGGCGACCACTCCAGCGGCGGCCTCCCCGGCGGCGAAGACGATCCGCTGCGGCAGGGACTCGTGGGTGAACTTCACGCCTCGACCCTTCACGCCCGTCCGAGGAGTTGCGCGACCGCGCTCCGCAGGGTGGACTCCGGGTCCTCGGGCAGGCTCATCGCGCGCCACGCGACGTGCTTGTCGGGGCGGACCAGCAGGGCGCCGGACTCCTCGATCTCGCGGCGCTTGGCCCAGTCGTAGTAGAGGTCGGTGACCTCGCGGCCGGGGCCGATCACGACCGTGGCGAGCGGGATTCCGAACTCGGCGGCGACCTTCACCGCAGCGGTCTCCCAGGCCTCGCCGGCGATGCCGGTGAGGATCGTCCACTGCGAGTACGGCGCGAGGTCGATCAGGGCCAACTTGGTGACGTTGTCACCGACCCAGGCGTGCGGGAGGTGCGAGCCCGGCGACGTCGACTGCTGGAAGTAGAGGTCTGCGTCGCCCGTGGCTGCGGGTCGCGTCCCGTCCGAGACGATCGCGGTGGACTCGTAGAACTGGCCGAGCTCGACGCCGTGGGCGTTGAACTCGTAGTTCTTCGTCTCCATCGCCTTCACCAGGGCGGCGCGCTTGGCGGCTCCCTCCGGGGTGTTGGCCTTCCGCTCCTCGATAGCGGCGGCCATCTCGTCGCCGGAGAGGCCGACCACGCCGAGTGCCTCGAAGAGGTCGCCGAACTCGCGGGCGGACCGGTTGGCCCGCGTGACGATCCGCTTGGCAACGGGAGCGCGCTCGGCGGAGTAGGACTCCAGCAGTGAGGGGGCGGCCTGGCCGCGCAGGACGGCGGCGATCTTCCACGCCAGGTTGTAGGAGTCCTGCACGCTCGTGTTGGAGCCGAGGCCGTTGCTCGGCGGGTGTCGGTGGGCGGCATCGCCGGCGATGAAGACCCGGCCCTTCTGCAAGTGGGTCGCGTACATCTCGTTGACGCCCCACAGGGAGTAGCCGGTGATCTCCGGCTCGAGGTCGGGCATGCCGAGCAGGTCACGGACGATGCCCTTCGCCATCTCGTCGTCGAGCTCGGGGGCCGGGCCGTTGATGTCGTAGCCCCACACGATCAGCCACTCGTCCCACGGCCGGACCATCCGGACGAGGCCGGTGCCGATGCCGCCGACGTTGGAGCCGGGCTGGATGACCCAGTAGAGGACGGAGGGACGGTGGTCGACGAGCGCGGAGATGTCGGCCTTGAAGGTGATGTTCATCGACCCGGCGATGTCCATCTGTCCCTCGTAGGGCAGCTCCAGCTCCTGGGCGACCTTGGAGCGGGCACCGTCGGCGCCGATGAGGTACTTCGCCCGGATCCTGTACTCGTGGCCGGTAAGCCGGTCACACACGGTCGCGGTGACGCCGTCGGCGTCCTGGGTGTGGGAGAGGTACTCGGTGGAGAAGCGCGACTGCGTCCCGCGGACCGTGGCGTTCCGCACGAGGATCGGCTCCAGGTAGGTCTGGGGGATGTCCACCGTCGTACAGGGGCTGGCCTCCTGGTAGTCGGCCTCGCGCCGCGGACTCGTGCCCCAGGTGAGGATGCGTCCAATCTCCTCGCCGGCGATCGAGGTGCAGAAGACCGTGTCACCGATCAGCTCGTGGTCGGTGGCGTCGGCCAGCACCTGCTCCTCGATCCCCATGTCGCGGAAGATCTCCATCGCGCGCTGGTTGGTGATGTGGGCGCGCGGGGTGTTGGCGGTCCAGCGGTACTTCGTCACCATGATGTTGGCGACGCCGAGTTCGGAGAGGAACAGCGCGGCCGCCGACCCCGCGGGACCGGAGCCGACGATCAGCACGTCGGTCTCGACAACATCCTCCGTCGTGGGGACCTCAGTCTCCGCGATCCCGTCATTGAAGACAGCCATGGGGTCACTCCTCTGCGCCTGCGGGCATCGTCGCCCTCTCGTCGCGAGTATGTGACACCCGTCACGCCCGCCGGCACGCTGAGCGCAGGACGTGGCGGAAATCCGCAGATTCGGCGGTCAGGCCTTTCTGGCCCGCGCCTGTCGGCGTACGTCGGTGGCCCGTTCGCCGTAGCGGTCACGGAAGGCGTGCGAGAAGTACGTCGCCGACCCGAAGCCGGCCCGGGCGGCAACCTCGGCGACGGTCAGGCACGGCTCCGCCGCCAACAGGGCGTGCGCCCGCTCGAGACGACGGCTGAGGATGTACTGCGGCACGCTGCTCCCCGACGCCGCGAAGACGCGGGAGAGGTGGCGCTCCGAGATGCCGATGGCGTCCGCGACCCGCGCAGCGGTGAGCCCGGGGTCATGGGCGTGCTCGTCGATGAAGGCACGTGCAGTGACGAGGTGGACCGTGCCGGTGTCACCGGGCCGCCCGGTGAGGAGGTCGGCCATCAGTTGGAGGACGACATGCTCCTCGACAGGCCGGGCATCCTCGGGCCGAACCGCTCGCCCGACCAGTCGGGCGAGCGTGCGCGCCTCGCTGCTGCCTTGGGAGAAGTCCATGACCTGCGGGGTGTCGACAGTCGCACGACCGGTCAGATCCCGGAAGGTCTCGCGGGGGACCTTGATCGCAAGCTCCTCGAGTCCTTGGGAGAACCCGCGCATGAACGGGCGGTCGACATCACAGATGAGGAGCTGGCCCGGGCGAACCGTGCGCACAGCGTCCTCGTGATAGAAGAAGGCCTCCCCCATCAGCGTGAGGTAGACCGCGATTGCGTCCGAGGGCTGCGCGCGGACCAGTTCGGGTGTGCGCTCGATGACGTGCGCGTTCCCCTCGACCCGCGCAAGATGCAGATGGTCCAGGTGCAGGTTGACCATCGAGGCCTCGAGCGCACCGCCACCCAGTGTCCGGCAACGCAGGGT of Nocardioides sp. Kera G14 contains these proteins:
- a CDS encoding TetR/AcrR family transcriptional regulator, whose amino-acid sequence is MTLRSAQKQMTRDLLMRSALEVFGEKGYVGTTVDDIAVRAGANRATFYLHFSSKSELVAALVGEVNELVVSTDRPTLTDVVASGERGKIEAFFARRFDQWPQMMPYVVAANQAADVEPSIQELVDRWHESAIAEITDGLTRADRFAPETRRARALAAFAQLEYYSRRWAHVGGWTELVTRQTALHVLTDAWHSLLVG
- a CDS encoding alpha/beta fold hydrolase yields the protein MTIWTDTLGAEVRFHQAGPWRTRALEAGSGDHHVILLSGITGHVEGWSRNVIPLAEQGLHVHAIDALGHGFTDKPTDIDYIAPNFAKHVIAFMDAAGIERADFVGQSLGGWIMLYVAKEYPDRVGRMVHVTGAGILLDDEARAQEAAKVGDAVATVTTKALEAPSRETVRKRLEWLMYRPETVTDELVETRYQIYCLPDSQAAMPKLVAQAPGEANRPYMLTEADLAALPHETLILWSDHNPTTPPEVGERASEIMPNATFDMIHDAGHWPMFEQPEAFNKTVGAFLAGGAA
- a CDS encoding dioxygenase, giving the protein MTTEHTHPETHLDVAPHEAEELEPGSTSAGAHGPIYRDVTPEQEVVEQALVDTVIASFDACEDPRLKELMVSLVRHLHSFIREVRLTEEEWGTAIEFLTKAGHITDDVRQEFILLSDTLGASMQTINVNNVAYRGATEATVFGPFFVEDAPEIELGDDMAFGAPGEPCWVEGTVTDTDGNPLSGARIEVWEADEDGLYDVQYDAGKRAARAHLFSDAEGGYRFWGLTPTPYPIPDDGPVGKMLDAVGRSPLRASHLHFMVSHEGMRTLVTHIFPTGDPIGRKDTVFGVKDSLIKEFPQQPAGTPTPDGRALDGTWSRVRFDIVLAPAGV
- a CDS encoding maleylacetate reductase; this encodes MKFTHESLPQRIVFAAGEAAAGVVAEVRALGAGTAFLIASEREAELAEPVHAALNAAGVAVTRHDEVVMHVPVEVAERARAAAAAAAAEVVVSVGGGSTTGLGKAVVMDGSPLAGLPLVAVPTTYAGSEATNVWGLTEGETKTTGVDPRVLPASIVYDATLLTSLPGEMTVASGLNALAHSVDAMWGPRVDPIDQALAQEGIRGLAAGLPLVADDAASIEGIEQTLYGAYLSAVAFASAGSAMHHKICHVLGGMFNLPHAQTHAAVLPHVLAFNAPNAPEAERRIAAAFGSATATEGLRSLRETLGVHVEVPRALKDYEMPRDGIAKALDAIKAAIPANNPTPITDENLTALLEAAWNGDLP
- a CDS encoding FAD-dependent oxidoreductase, translated to MAVFNDGIAETEVPTTEDVVETDVLIVGSGPAGSAAALFLSELGVANIMVTKYRWTANTPRAHITNQRAMEIFRDMGIEEQVLADATDHELIGDTVFCTSIAGEEIGRILTWGTSPRREADYQEASPCTTVDIPQTYLEPILVRNATVRGTQSRFSTEYLSHTQDADGVTATVCDRLTGHEYRIRAKYLIGADGARSKVAQELELPYEGQMDIAGSMNITFKADISALVDHRPSVLYWVIQPGSNVGGIGTGLVRMVRPWDEWLIVWGYDINGPAPELDDEMAKGIVRDLLGMPDLEPEITGYSLWGVNEMYATHLQKGRVFIAGDAAHRHPPSNGLGSNTSVQDSYNLAWKIAAVLRGQAAPSLLESYSAERAPVAKRIVTRANRSAREFGDLFEALGVVGLSGDEMAAAIEERKANTPEGAAKRAALVKAMETKNYEFNAHGVELGQFYESTAIVSDGTRPAATGDADLYFQQSTSPGSHLPHAWVGDNVTKLALIDLAPYSQWTILTGIAGEAWETAAVKVAAEFGIPLATVVIGPGREVTDLYYDWAKRREIEESGALLVRPDKHVAWRAMSLPEDPESTLRSAVAQLLGRA
- a CDS encoding helix-turn-helix domain-containing protein — translated: MSVDSAHVFTTRSLPEDKRVELWEDHNLHELITLRCRTLGGGALEASMVNLHLDHLHLARVEGNAHVIERTPELVRAQPSDAIAVYLTLMGEAFFYHEDAVRTVRPGQLLICDVDRPFMRGFSQGLEELAIKVPRETFRDLTGRATVDTPQVMDFSQGSSEARTLARLVGRAVRPEDARPVEEHVVLQLMADLLTGRPGDTGTVHLVTARAFIDEHAHDPGLTAARVADAIGISERHLSRVFAASGSSVPQYILSRRLERAHALLAAEPCLTVAEVAARAGFGSATYFSHAFRDRYGERATDVRRQARARKA